ACTGGAACAGCATGGATCATCTTCTATGCTTATAGGAACTGACACTATGTATCCTTGTTTATGTGGTTTACTGAGTTAATTATCTTTTTTAAAGTCTCTTTATCACAGGGGAATCTCACCATATCATCTGCCATTCCAACCATCATTAACATAACTACCCCAACTACTACTACCCCTTTAACGCCTGATTCTTCAGCTAGTGCCCCTCCAACTACCGACACTCCAACTACTGGTCATCCAACTACTGGTTACCTAACTACTACTGATCCTCCAGCTACTGGTTACATACATACTACTGTTCTTACAACTACTGGTTACCTAACTACTGGTTACCTAACTACTACTGCCCCTTTAACGCCTGATTCTTCAGCTAGTGCCCCTCCAACTTCCGACACTCCAACTACTGGTCATCCAACTACTGGTTACCTAACTACTACTGATCCTCCAGCTACTGGTTACATAAATACTACTGTTCTTCCAACTACTGGTTACCCTACCTCTATCCCTGTCACCAGTATCAGTCTCCCCACCACCTctagcaccaccaccaccacctctcctaCCATctctaacaccaccaccaccacctctcctaCCATCTTTAACACCATGtctaacaccaacaccaccaccacctctcctaTCATCTCTAACACCAACTCCACCACCACTTCTCCCACCATGTctaacaccacctccaccaccacctctaccaccacatctaacaccaccaccacctctcctaccacctctaccaccaccaccatctccacctctaccaccacaatCCCTCCTCTGGTCTGTATCAATGGTGGTGAGCTGCAGAATGGAGTCTGTATCTGTCCTGATGAGTGGACTGGAGAGACCTGTTCAGAAGGTACGTAAATACGCACTTACACTATACCTAACCCTGGATCTACCATTCAGActccactacacaatactacactactatacctaaCCCTGGATCTACCATTCAGACTCCTGCAcaatactacactactatacctaaCCCTGGATCTACCATTCAGACTCCTCCAcaatactacactactatacctaaCCCTGGATCGACCATTCAGACTTCTCCAcaatactacactactatacctaaCCCTGGATCGACCATTCAGACTCCTGCATAATATTACACTACTATACCTAACCCTGGATCTACCATTCAGACTCCTCCACAATATTACACTACTATACCTAACCCTGGATCTACCATTCAGACTCCTCCACAATATTACACTACTATACCTAACCCTGGATCTCACATTCAGACTCCTCCACAATATTACACTACTATACCTAACCCTGGATCTACCATTCAGACTCCTCCACAATATTACACTACTATACCTAACCCTGGATCTCACATTCAGACTCCTCCACAATACTACAATACTATACCTAACCCTGGATCTCACATTCAcagtacacaccactacacttTTATACCTAACCCTGGATCTCACATTCAcagtacacaccactacacttTTATACCTAACCCTGGATCTCACATTCACAGTACACACCACTACAATACTATACCTAACCCTGGATCTCATATTCACAGTACACACCACTACAATACTACACCTAACCCTGCATCTCACATTCAGAGTACAcaccactccactactatagCTTACCCTAGATTTCACATTCACAGTCCACAACATTATTCCTTGGATCTCACATTCAGAATGTATACTTCACGTTTGCAGTCATACATTTGGTCCATGTTGAAATGCATTTTCCTTCGATAGGGAATTTCTGCAATTCCACCATCATTGGTGATTTTTCCTTCCCAAGAACAACGGTTGGCTGGTCTGCTTATTCAGAAGAGTTATGTGATAAGAAGACAATCAGTGGTATGTTACTTTTATTCACctgaaatgacaaaaatgtattcGTCTTTTACAGTCCTAATTAATGTTGTAATAGGTAACACAAAATCTTGAGTATCTTTTTATCTTGGTTCCTCCAGCCGGTTTACCAAAAGCCTCAGCAAGATGTTTGAATGACACTGGATCTCCGATGTTTGGTCCTCCTCACGAGCTGCAGTGTGAATTAACCCTCAGTGACATTCAAGGAAATGTAAGTCAaggtatatttttttattatcttgATTTATGACTAGTCTTGATTTAGCGTTCTTCAGGTCAGTTACAGTCATCATTATGAGGAGTGGATCTTACAGTCTGGAGATCAGTAACAACTGGCTCTTACCTTCAGATCATCTATTCTGTTCCTTTATTCTGCTTAACAGGTGATGAGaaacatgatttttttatttcttgtgttttacgtaacattttatttttacatttagtagacgctcttatccagagtgacttatagtagtgagtgcatacattttcatacttgtcccctgtgggaatcgaacctGGCGTTGCCAGTGCcattctctaccaactgagccacataaactcagcaaaaaaagaaacatccctttttcaggatcctgtcttccaaagataattcgtaaaaatccaaataacttcacagatcttcaatgtaaagggtttaaacactgtttcccatgcttgttcaatgaaccataaacaattcatgaacatgcacctgtagaacggttgttaagacactaacagcttacagatggtaggcaattaagttcacagttatgaaaacttaggacactaaagaggcctttctactgactgaaaaacaccaaaagaaagatgcccagggtccctgctcatctgcgtgaacgtgccttaggcatgctgcaaggaggcatgaggactgcagatgtggccaaggcaataaattgcaatgtccatactgtgagacacctaagacagcgctacagggagacaggacagatagctgatcgtcctcgcaatggcagaccacgtgtaacaacacctgcacaggatcggtatatccgaacatcacacctgcgggacaggtacaggatggcaacaacaactgcctgagttacaccaggaacgcacaatccctccatcagtgctcagactgtccgcaataggctgagagaggctggactga
This sequence is a window from Salvelinus fontinalis isolate EN_2023a unplaced genomic scaffold, ASM2944872v1 scaffold_1381, whole genome shotgun sequence. Protein-coding genes within it:
- the LOC129849193 gene encoding adhesion G-protein coupled receptor G7-like; protein product: MKELWIMAVFATVSLSQGNLTISSAIPTIINITTPTTTTPLTPDSSASAPPTTDTPTTGHPTTGYLTTTDPPATGYIHTTVLTTTGYLTTGYLTTTAPLTPDSSASAPPTSDTPTTGHPTTGYLTTTDPPATGYINTTVLPTTGYPTSIPVTSISLPTTSSTTTTTSPTISNTTTTTSPTIFNTMSNTNTTTTSPIISNTNSTTTSPTMSNTTSTTTSTTTSNTTTTSPTTSTTTTISTSTTTIPPLVCINGGELQNGVCICPDEWTGETCSEGNFCNSTIIGDFSFPRTTVGWSAYSEELCDKKTISAGLPKASARCLNDTGSPMFGPPHELQCELTLSDIQGNISSSSGDLLDLAFSTQILTSRPEQLSADNITTAAQIANTLLLSANITEDIAVAAVTTISQLLNSSEESSQERDAVQKLTETLEKFSLDQHNNVSLVVQPNLVVQSVQVPSDSVGIQFTALTGRSGNFVANRIHLNTNTSELIADKGGSTDVQIVIEFPSVSRSKNTNHSIGFVLYQNDRFFRSRAFRASSGTSRRVISANLGQVSGLHVEMLFKPTAVPNASLYDFACVSWNYTLIDWSTFGCYKVNHSEDGLRCFCNHTTNFAVLMCRSSYY